The DNA window aaaaaacaacctAAATGATACTAAAGTTACCGTGAATTTACACATTTAGGAGAGGAAGCAATACCTATCTTCTTTCGCCCGGGATTTCTTGTCTTCCATCTCATCTGAATCATAACAAATGATAAGACCAAGAGAGGGTTAACAAAAAAACATAAGAATGTGATAAAAATCAAAACAGAGATTTCATAAAGGAAGCAATGCCTAGTTGCGCACGGGATTTCTTGTCTTCATCCATCTTATCCAAACAAATGGTGGGTCGTCAGAAAAAAGAGAGAATGGTATATGACACTAATTATTGATATAAACCTGTTAACCTAACCCTAACTTACTATTTATCATTATGCCCTTATTTGTTTCATAAATGACATAAAGGccctgtttgtttcagctttaaaaaaatagattatttctttgtatttttgaaaatagatttttcaaaaccgtttttCGAAATATTACAAGTCTTTTTATATTcgatttttctaaaatgaaacactaattttgaccgcctataacataaacatacattattgaagaccaaaacttaatcaaaatctcaatttttcaaaaagttgtattttaaaaatgatttttatgaaaatttaattgaaatagcttcaaaattaagtgattttttgaaaatgtTAACGACGGTGATTTTATCGCATAAATCAGCATGTTAACGATGGTGATTTTATCGAAACTTTTTAGAACAAGACCTAAAATGTCAATTGAAAACAAATTCAACCTAAAttaaatacaaaatatataataacatacagtaacaaaatttaaataaagaaGTACCACATATGTGATTAAGTTGAACTCTGGTTGACACTATGCCATCAAAAAGATGCTTGTGCTTTTGGTCCAATTTTGCGGTAACCCAGAAACAGTGAATATAGACTGGGCCCCGTAGACCCGTATGCGCCATAGCATATTGAATGttgttagattttttttgtaCATTTTTTTGTCTGAAACAGCACCTTGTAGAAGTTTGCAATTAATCCTTACCGAAACAATTGATTCAGAGTAGTCATCTTGAATGTCTTTGTTTCTAAGAGCTGGTTTAAACTTTGTCATTGGCAACCAATATGACCCATACTCATATGGTGAATTTCCTTTTATGAGATCATTCAACTTCCAAATTTTTGTAGCGGCGAATACTAATGATTCAGCAGGAAATCCGACATGATGCACTAGCATTGTATTGTAGAGGCGCAGTCTCAAATAGTGGAAAAGATTTGAGAAATCTCCATCACCAGATATTAAAACTAAATGGGAAGGTGCGGGATTCTTCATCGCATATCTAACCATGTCACATGTTAAACGTTTGTCCGCAGCATCTTTCTCCCCTGTTAAGAATTCATAaattagaaaaatgaaaaaacaaaaataaaaaacaattacaaaAACGTTTATGATTTAACTATTTGAACTAACATCAATGAAATTAAATATTGTTGaagcatttaaaatattaatagttgatTCCCCGTTTAAATATGCATTCCTCATAGCTGACCGACATTTTGTGCcaactgttttgttctttttagcGTCAAGACGACAATTCTCAATGTTCTAGTAACCCATAATGGGTTGAGCTTGAATAGCTTTTAACCTAAACATAAAGTATAAACAAGATTACTTTCAACCTAAACATTAAATATAAACAAGATTAATTTCAAACTAAACATAAATTATAAACGAAATATAATGTCATAAAAAAATGTATAATAGGAAGCAAACTTAATTTTAGTCCAACGTGGCTATGATTTTTACATTTAGGAAAGCAAGCAATACTTATCTTCTTTCGCTGGGGATTTCTTGTCTTCCATCTCATCTTAATCATAACAAATGATAATACCAAGACAGGGTAAACAAAAAAACATAAGAATGTGATAAGAATCAAAACAGAGATTTTATAAAGGAAGGAATACCTAGTTGTGCACTAGATTTCTTGTCTTCATCCATCTTATCCGAACAAATGGTGCGCCATGAGAGAGAAGGGTAAATGACACTGATTATTGATGTAAACCTGTTAACATAACCCTAACTTACTATTTATCATTATGCCCTAATTTGTTTCACAAATGACATAACCCCCGTTTGTTTCggctttaaaaaaaatagattttttatttgtatttttgaaaatagatttttcaaaaccgtttttCGAAATATTactagtttttttatattcgttttttctaaaaggAAACACTCATTTTGACcacctataacataaacatacattattgaagaccaaaacttagtcaaaatctcaattttttcaaaaagttgtattttaaaaatgatttttatgaaaatctatttgaaatagcttcaaaattaagtgattttttgaaaatgtTAACGACGGTGATTTTATCGCATAAGTCAGCATGTTAACGACGgtaattttatcaaaaaaatttagAACACGACCTAAAAATGTCAATTGAAAACAAATTCaacctaaattaaataaaaatttatataataacatACAgtaacaaaatataaataaaaaattaccaCTTATGTGATTAAGTTGAACTCCTATTGACGCTATGCCATCAAAAAGTTGTTTGTGGTTTTGGTCCAATTTTGCCGTATCCACGAAACACTGATTATCAACTGGGCCCCGTAGACCCGTACGCGCCATAGCAGATTGAATGTTGTTAGATATTTTTTTGTACATTTTTTGGTCAGAAACACCATCTTGTAGAAGTTTGCAATCAATCCATACCAAAACAATTGATTCAGAGTAGTCATCTTGAATGTCTTTGTTTCTAAGAGTTCGTTTAAACTTTGTCATTGGCAACCAATCTGACCCATACTCATATGGTGAATTTCTTTTTATGAGATCATTCAACTTCCAAATTTTTGTAGCTGCGGATACTAATGATTCAGCAGGAAGTCCGACATGATGCACTAGCATTATATTGTAGCCGCGCAGTCTGAAATAGTGGAAAAGATTTAAGAAATCTCCATTACCAGATATTAAAACTAAATGGGTAGGTGCGGGATTCTTCATCGCATATCTAACCATGTCACATGTTAAACGTTTGTCCGCAGCATCTTTCTCCACTGTTAAGAATTCATAaattagaaaaatgaaaaaacaaaaataaaaaacaattacaaaAACGTTTATAATTTAACTATTTGAACTAACATCAATGAAATTAAATATTGTTGAAGCATTTAAAACTTCGAATAAGTTGTTAGATATTATCCGCATGTTCGCAATAACATTAATAGTTGATGCCCCGTTCAAAATTGCATTCCTCATAGCTGACCAACATTTTGTGCCAACAGTTTTGTTTTTTTAGCGTCAAGACAACAATTCTCCATGTCCTAGTAACCTATAATGGGTTGAGCTTGAATGACTTTTAACCTAAACATAAAgtataaacaaaattattttcaacCTAAACATTAAATATAAACAAGATTAATTTCAACCTAAACATAAATTATAAACGAAATATAATGTCATAAAAAATGTATAATAGgaagaaaacttcattttagtCCAACGTGgctatcattttttttttcaaaaaaacaacctAAATGATACTAAAGTTACCGTGACTTTACACATGTTAAACGTTTGTCCGCAACATACTTATCTTCTTTCGCCCGGGATTTCTTGTGTTCCATCTTATCTTAATCATAACAAATGATAAGACCAAGAGAGGGTTAACAAAAAAACATAAGAATGTGATAAAaatcaaaacagaaatttcatAAAGGAAGGAATACCTAGTTGCGCACGAGATTTCTTGTCTTCATCCATCTTATCCGAACAAATGGTGGGCCGTGAGAGAGAATAGAGAATAGAGAAGGGTAAATGACATTGATTATTGATGTAAACCTGTTAACTTAACCCTAACTTACTATTTATCGTTATGCCCTTATTTGTTTCATAAATGACATAACCCCCGTTTGTTTcggctttaaaaaaatagattttttctttgtatttttgaaaatagatttttccaAACCGTTTTTCGAAATATTActagtttttttatatttgttttttctaataTGAAACACTCATTTTGAcctcctataacataaacatacattattttagaccaaaacttagtcaaaatctcaattttttcaaaaacttgtattttaaaaatgatttttatgaaaatctatttgaaatagcttgaAAATAAAGTGATTTTATGAAAATGTTAACGACGGTGATTTTATCGCATAAGTCAGCATGTGTAACGACGGTGATTTTATCGAAATTTTTTAGAACACGACCTAAAAATGTCAATTGAAAACAAATTCaacctaaattaaataaaaatatatataataacataCAGTAACATACAGCATCTTGTAGAAGTTTGCAATCAATCCATACCGCAACAATTGATTCAGAGTAGTCATCTTGAATGTCTTTGTTTATAAGAGTTCGTTTAAACTTTGTCATTGGCAACCAATCTGACCCATACTCATATGGTGAATTTCCTTTTATGAGATCATTCAACTTCCAAATTTATGTAGCTGCGGATACTAATGATTCAGTAGGAAGTCCGACATGATGCACTAGCATTGTATGGTAGCCGCGCATTCTTAAATAGTGGAAAAGATTTGAGAAATCTCCATCACCAGATATTAAAACTAAATGGGAAGGTGCGGGATTCTTCATCGCATATCTAACCATGTCACATGTTAAACGTTTGTCCGCAACATCGTTCTCCCCTGTTAAGAATTCATAaattagaaaaatgaaaaaacaaaaataaaaaataattacaaaaacgTTTATGATTTAACTACCTGAACTAACATCAATGAAATTAAATATTGTTGAAGCATTTAAAACTTTGAATAGGTTGTTAGATATTATCCGCATGTTCGCATAAACATTAATAGTTGATGCCCCGTTTAAATTTGCATTTCTCATAGCTGACCGACATTTTGTGCCAACTGTTTTGTTTTTTAGCGTCAAGACGACAATTCTCCATGTCCCAGTAACCCATAATGGGTTGAGCTTGAATAGCTTTTAACCTAAACATAAAGTATAAAGAAGATTACTTTCAACCTAAACATTAAATATAAACAAGATTACTTTTAacctaaacataaaaataaatgaaatataaagtcataaaaaaatgtataatagaaagcaaacataattttaaaactttgaaTAGGTTTTTAGATATGATCTACATTTTCGCATAAACATTAATAGTTGATGCCGCATTTAAATCTGCAATCCTCATAGCTGATCCGACATTTTGTGCCAGCTGTTTTTTTTAGCGTCAAGACGTCAATTCTCCATGTCCCAGTAACCCATAATGGGTTGaactttaatagcttttaacctAAACATAAAGTATAAACAAGATTAATTTCAACCTGAACATAAAATATAAACAAGATTACTTTCAACctaaacataaaatataaacGAAATATAAAGTCATAAAAAAATGTATAATTGGAAGCAAACTTAATTTTAGTCTACCGtggctataatttttttttttgcataaaaaCAACCTAAATGATACTAAAGTTACCGTGACTTTACATATTTAGGAGAGAAAGCAATAGCTATCTTCTTTCGCCCGGGATTTCTTGTCTTCCATCTCATCTGAATCATAACAAATGATAAGACCAAGAGAGGGTTAACAAAAAACATAAGAATGTGATAAAAATCAAACACAAGATTTCATAAAGGAAGCAATACCTAGTTGCGCACGGGATTTCTTTCTTCATCCATTTTACCGAACAAATGGTGGGCcgtgagagagaagagagaagggTAAATGACACTATTATTGATGTAAACCTGTTAACCTAACCCTAACTTACTATTTATTATTATGCCCTTATTTGTTTCATAAATGACATAAAGGCCCCGTTTGTTTcggctttaaaaaaatagattttttctttgtattttttaaaatagatttttcaaaatcgtttttcgaaatattacaagttttttatattcgttttttctaaaatgaaacactcaaTTTGAActtctataacataaacatacattattgaagaccaaaacttagtcaaaatctcaattttttcaaagagttgtattttaaaaatgattattatgaaaatctatttgaaatagcttcaaaattaagtgattttttgaaaatgtTAACGACGGTGATTTTATCGAAATTTTTTAGAACACGACCTAGAAATGTCAATCGAATACAAATTCTacctaaattaaataaaatatatataatatcatatagtaacaaaatttaaataaaaaattatcatttATGTGATTAAGTTGAACTCCGGTTGAAGATATGCTATCATAAAGATGTTTGTGTTTTTGGTCCAATTTTTCCATATCCCCGAAACACTGAATATCAACTGGGCCCCATAGACCCGTACACGCCATAGCGGATTGAAATTTGTTAgatatttttttgtatattttttttatagaaacaaCACCTTGTAGAAGTTTGCAATCAATCCATACCGAAACAATTGATTCAGAGTAGTTCAGGGGTTTTAgaagatttatttttattcaaaaattaaaatctcTCTAATTTGTGGAAACTAACAAATTCTATTGGAGGATGGTTTTAGAGTgtttaaataaattgttcaaaTAATAATTAATCTCTCTCTTCCTCTCCCCTCCAAATTCTTAAACAACAGGTACAATTCTatcaatttttttatcttttaattttttattgttttgtttagtttctttatttatttatttttatcaagttagcttctaaaatattttatttgtttcaattttaattttatatatatatatatatatatatatacaatttacATACATTTTCTTAGATGTGGTTTATGTTATTtgtcaataaaaatatgataaatatactTTAACATCATATAAGgagttaaaatagaaaaaaattacttatgtgtaagagaaaattatacatttatcatattttcggtggtatgattattattaaaaaatttcgaATATATATGAAAGGATTCAAAAAGTAAAATCAATATGTATTGTCAACATATTCTAGAAATTTTGTATAAGAAACATATATTATAGAATAACTTCAACATTAACAAATAATATTAtacaaatgaaaataaaacaacaaaaactaaaaaagaatatatatatatatatatatatatatatatatatatatatatatatatatatatatatatatatatatatatatatatatatatggattcaAAAAGTAAAATCGATATGTATGGTCAACATATTCTAGAAATTTTGTATAAGAAACATATATTATAGAATAACTTCAACATTAACAAATAATATTAtacaaatgaaaataaaacaacaaaaactaaaaaagaatatatatatatatatatatatatatatatatatatatatatatatatatatatatatatatatatatatatatatatatatatatggattcaAAAAGTAAAATCAATATGTATGGTCAACATATTCTAGAAATTTTGTATAAGAAACATATATTATAGAATAACTTCAACATTAACAAATAATATTAtacaaatgaaaataaaacaacaaaaactaaaaaagatatatatatatatatatatatatatatatatatatatatatatatatatatatatatatatatatatatatatatatatatatatatatatatatatatatatatatatatatatatatatatatatatcatatgagaatgacatatttatatgagaatgtgagaatgaatctgaaccattggattttaaaataaatggtggagattttgggtgaatctttttttttctctcctacttcatttatttcaaagatacaggagagagaaaaaaaaattcactcataatctccaccattttttttaaaattcaatggttcagatttattctcacattttcatataaatatgtcattctcatatgatatgcccttttatatatatatatatatatatatatatatatatatatatatttatatatatatatatatatatatatatatatatatatatatatatatatatatatatatatatatatatatatatatatatatatatatatatatatatatatatatatatatatcaagtaggaagaatttttaaataagagttAAGAGGATTCAATCctaaccattagattaatcaggagagagaaattaaattatttattaaaataaatataactattATTTCTCTCTCTGTATTAATACTATGGTTAGCATTGAATCCTctcatctcttatttaaaaaccctcctacttaatacaatccatatatatatatatatatatatatatatatatatatatatatatatatatatatatatatatatatatatatatatataaacaaaaagtTTTATAAGTATTAGATTAGCCCATGAAGACcgattaaacaaacaaaaactgttTTTTTTCGTTTTGTCTTTGTATAAATCCTTGAAAGAACTTATTGTGTGTGCTAATATTTGTATCAAGcagtataaaattaatttatctgTTTTCGATTATCACAAAGCACAATAGAATTTGGCATTACTCAATTTCTCTTCATCATGTTCGTCAAGAAACTCGTGGAGAAGGCTTCGAATAAGAAGGTTAGTCAATATCGATCGTCACTTTCATAGATTCATCCACCATCATCATATCATAGTTTAGTGATTTCATTTTCTTATTTGATAATTAGTTTTGGTTTAATTAAAATCTCAAAACATGTAC is part of the Vicia villosa cultivar HV-30 ecotype Madison, WI linkage group LG2, Vvil1.0, whole genome shotgun sequence genome and encodes:
- the LOC131646718 gene encoding uncharacterized protein LOC131646718, whose protein sequence is MAHTGLRGPVYIHCFWVTAKLDQKHKHLFDGIVSTRVQLNHICDEMEDKKSRAKEDRLKAIQAQPIMGYWDMENCRLDSKKTKQLAQNVGSAMRNANLNGA